In Suttonella indologenes, one genomic interval encodes:
- a CDS encoding adenine phosphoribosyltransferase: MSWQDLVITIPDYPKAGIQFKDITPLLADGQGFSAAIEEMAQFCLQDGIRPDVLACPEARGFIFASALAQRLGIGFIPLRKPGKLPRPVAQAVYDLEYGQDILEVHRDDVKAGMRILMVDDVLATGGTMSACIQLLQSLQAEVVGAAFLLEIEALAGRQKLPDIPVLSLIKN; this comes from the coding sequence ATGAGCTGGCAAGACTTGGTCATCACCATTCCCGACTATCCGAAAGCAGGCATTCAATTCAAAGACATCACGCCTTTATTGGCGGACGGACAGGGATTTTCCGCCGCCATTGAAGAAATGGCGCAATTCTGTTTGCAAGACGGCATCCGTCCGGACGTCTTGGCTTGCCCCGAAGCGCGCGGATTCATCTTTGCTTCCGCTTTGGCGCAACGTCTGGGCATCGGCTTTATTCCTTTGCGCAAACCCGGCAAATTGCCGCGTCCTGTCGCGCAAGCCGTCTATGATTTGGAATACGGACAAGACATTTTGGAAGTACATCGCGACGACGTCAAAGCCGGCATGCGTATTTTAATGGTGGACGACGTGTTGGCGACCGGCGGCACGATGAGTGCCTGCATCCAACTTTTGCAATCCTTGCAAGCCGAAGTCGTCGGCGCCGCATTTTTGCTTGAAATCGAAGCCCTCGCCGGACGGCAAAAACTGCCCGATATTCCCGTCTTAAGCCTGATTAAGAACTAA
- a CDS encoding Bax inhibitor-1/YccA family protein has product MQFNNTQTTIDYASEGSLLARNKVLRQTYILLAANVLFSAFCAFVGMKMGIGRIPWFIYLVGFFGLTFGISANRNNGLGIILLFAFTGFLGVSLSNILNFYVAYGLGNVVVKALVGSAVIFFALSAYVLKTGKNFNFLGGFLFVGMIVVLLASIGALLFNMTALSAVISGACLMVFSGYVLFDTSRIMRGEEDNYILATLNLFINLFNIFVSLLNLLGIAGND; this is encoded by the coding sequence ATGCAATTTAACAATACTCAAACCACGATTGATTATGCCTCGGAAGGCTCGCTCTTAGCACGCAACAAAGTCTTGCGCCAAACTTATATTTTATTGGCGGCAAACGTACTTTTTAGCGCCTTCTGCGCCTTTGTCGGCATGAAAATGGGCATCGGACGCATTCCTTGGTTTATTTATCTTGTCGGCTTCTTCGGTCTGACCTTCGGCATCAGCGCAAACCGCAATAACGGCTTAGGCATCATTCTGCTCTTCGCCTTCACAGGCTTTTTGGGCGTTTCCTTATCTAATATTCTCAACTTCTACGTTGCTTACGGTTTAGGCAATGTCGTTGTTAAAGCCCTAGTCGGCTCAGCGGTCATTTTCTTTGCCTTATCAGCTTATGTATTGAAAACTGGCAAGAATTTCAACTTCTTAGGCGGTTTCTTATTCGTCGGTATGATTGTTGTCTTATTGGCTTCAATCGGCGCTTTATTATTTAACATGACGGCATTAAGCGCTGTTATTTCAGGCGCTTGCTTGATGGTTTTCTCAGGCTATGTCTTATTCGACACTAGCCGCATTATGCGCGGAGAAGAAGACAACTACATCCTTGCCACCTTAAACCTCTTTATCAACCTCTTCAATATCTTTGTCAGCCTGCTGAATTTGCTCGGCATCGCTGGCAACGATTAA
- a CDS encoding paraquat-inducible protein A — MTHHSLKPHSELIACPACDALYQRPKDLRAQEKLLCTACGTRLIDGHADFRQAFIFTLTALILFIIANSFPFITLSMRGEITTISVFSSVRSLFDNALPMLGVMVMLFIMVLPLYYLSAILWVIISFRFQFMHRLTRRFLHWLHHISPWNMLEVYLLGVVVTLVKIMTMASVKFESGFWAFAALIFCSILIESRFDVNDAIFQAYEEHDN, encoded by the coding sequence ATGACACACCATTCTTTAAAACCGCATAGCGAACTTATTGCCTGTCCTGCCTGCGATGCGCTTTACCAACGTCCGAAAGATCTCAGGGCTCAAGAAAAACTTCTTTGCACTGCTTGCGGTACCAGATTAATCGACGGACACGCGGACTTCCGTCAAGCTTTTATTTTTACACTCACCGCGCTGATTTTATTTATTATTGCTAACAGCTTCCCTTTTATTACACTCAGTATGCGCGGAGAAATCACCACCATATCGGTTTTTTCCAGCGTCAGATCCTTATTTGATAATGCCCTACCCATGCTTGGCGTGATGGTCATGCTCTTTATCATGGTCTTGCCGCTTTATTATTTAAGCGCCATTTTATGGGTGATTATCAGTTTTCGTTTTCAATTTATGCACCGCTTAACGCGGCGTTTCCTGCATTGGCTGCATCATATTTCCCCTTGGAATATGTTGGAGGTATATCTTTTAGGCGTGGTGGTGACGCTTGTTAAAATCATGACCATGGCAAGCGTGAAATTCGAAAGCGGTTTTTGGGCATTTGCCGCCCTGATATTCTGCTCAATCTTAATTGAAAGCCGCTTTGACGTGAATGACGCCATCTTCCAAGCTTATGAAGAACATGATAATTAG
- a CDS encoding paraquat-inducible protein A, which produces MIISPTTARDAQKINCLACGSVVSMQAQRCRHCNAHLHSRKPDSIRRTWAYLLTSIFLFFPANLLPITYTSYLSRPSQADTIFSSIVLLWHHGSYGIAIIIFTASIFTPFFKIAVLIYLLLHQHPQRPPKLQTKLYKFIHFIGRWSMIDVFVVALLGALIHGRLAQINPGIGIFAFTGVVVFTMIATETFDIRLLWDNYRHHARTRT; this is translated from the coding sequence ATGATAATTAGCCCTACTACCGCACGCGATGCGCAAAAAATCAACTGTCTTGCCTGCGGCTCGGTCGTATCAATGCAGGCGCAGCGCTGCCGACATTGCAATGCGCATCTGCACAGCCGCAAACCCGACAGTATCCGTCGCACTTGGGCCTATTTGCTGACCTCAATTTTTCTCTTTTTTCCTGCCAATTTACTGCCTATTACCTATACCAGCTATCTCAGCCGCCCTAGTCAAGCGGATACCATTTTCAGCAGCATTGTGCTGCTATGGCATCACGGCTCCTACGGCATTGCCATCATTATTTTTACCGCCAGCATTTTCACCCCTTTTTTCAAAATCGCGGTGCTGATTTATTTGCTCTTACACCAACATCCGCAACGACCGCCTAAACTCCAAACCAAACTCTACAAATTCATTCATTTCATCGGGCGTTGGTCGATGATTGACGTCTTTGTCGTCGCCCTGCTCGGCGCACTTATTCACGGACGCTTAGCGCAAATCAATCCGGGTATAGGTATTTTTGCTTTTACGGGCGTCGTTGTTTTCACAATGATAGCAACCGAAACCTTCGATATCAGACTTCTTTGGGATAATTACCGACATCATGCAAGAACCAGAACGTAA